In the genome of Fimbriimonadia bacterium, one region contains:
- a CDS encoding DUF2961 domain-containing protein — protein MEEKQVDLHLPGPGALSALVYRRQARSRRQSSWDRTGGNRDYLTIAPGETRVLAEMDQPGCIRHIWITVGAKDKMYLRKTVLRAYWNSETTPSIHAPLGDFFCLGHGIARSFACLPFACVTEKANEGAFGGGIALNCYFAMPYHQSARIEVQSECTEDIGSFYYYVDYEDTDVPEDALLFHAHYRQEYPTQGEQGDLSGKGLNYWKHMDVPNIGGDGNYLVLDTKGAGHFVGCNISVDNIDPMVSKKLVGSKEVDVYELTWWGEGDDMFFIDGETWPPSLHGTGSEDYFSQAWGMHDKAYPYSGTSIHEHDPDRPTRKMCTSYRFHIEDPVCFEKSLRMSIEHGHANLQSNDYSSVAYWYQTKRSEPLPPLPDATSRVPRSYKPE, from the coding sequence ATGGAGGAGAAACAAGTGGACCTTCATCTGCCCGGCCCCGGAGCTCTGTCGGCCTTGGTGTACCGACGTCAGGCACGCAGCCGCCGCCAGTCTAGCTGGGATCGAACGGGTGGCAACCGTGACTACCTTACCATCGCGCCCGGAGAGACCAGAGTTCTCGCCGAGATGGACCAGCCAGGATGCATCCGCCATATCTGGATCACGGTGGGCGCAAAGGACAAGATGTACCTTCGCAAGACAGTCCTACGGGCCTACTGGAACAGCGAAACGACCCCCAGCATCCATGCGCCGTTAGGCGACTTCTTCTGCCTCGGCCACGGCATCGCACGGAGCTTCGCCTGCCTGCCGTTCGCCTGTGTCACGGAGAAAGCGAACGAGGGTGCTTTCGGAGGCGGGATCGCGCTCAACTGCTACTTCGCCATGCCCTATCACCAATCGGCTCGTATCGAAGTACAGAGCGAATGCACCGAAGACATCGGGTCCTTCTACTACTACGTGGACTACGAGGACACGGACGTGCCCGAGGATGCCCTTCTCTTCCATGCGCACTACCGGCAAGAGTATCCGACCCAGGGCGAGCAGGGTGATCTGAGCGGCAAGGGCCTCAACTACTGGAAGCACATGGATGTGCCCAACATCGGCGGCGATGGCAACTACCTCGTGCTGGACACTAAGGGCGCGGGCCACTTCGTCGGCTGCAACATCTCGGTGGACAATATAGACCCCATGGTCTCCAAGAAGCTGGTCGGATCGAAGGAAGTGGACGTGTACGAGCTGACCTGGTGGGGCGAGGGCGACGACATGTTCTTCATAGACGGCGAGACGTGGCCGCCCAGCCTGCACGGAACGGGCTCCGAGGACTACTTCTCCCAGGCGTGGGGGATGCATGACAAAGCCTATCCCTACTCCGGTACCTCCATTCACGAACACGACCCCGACCGCCCCACGCGCAAGATGTGTACGAGCTATCGCTTCCACATAGAAGACCCGGTGTGCTTCGAGAAGAGCCTAAGGATGAGCATCGAGCACGGGCATGCGAACCTGCAGTCCAACGACTACTCCAGCGTGGCGTATTGGTATCAGACTAAGCGGTCGGAGCCTCTCCCGCCGCTGCCGGATGCTACATCGCGCGTTCCGCGGTCCTACAAGCCGGAGTAA